GGTTTGTGCCATATCCCCTTCCCGCTGTGCCACCCTATGCGAAAGCGAACGCATCACGAATGCCGCTCGACGTACGCCTCGAGGGCACGGATGATCGTGGCCTCCGGTTCCGCCGGCTGATGGGTCTGCAAGAGTCTCTGCCAGTACTGATGGGCGCGCTGTGCCATGTCCGTCGAACCCTTTTCCTGCCAGGCCGGCAGGGCGTCGCGGTAGCACAGCCTGGGCATGTAGAAGGC
The sequence above is drawn from the Anaerolineae bacterium genome and encodes:
- a CDS encoding trimethylamine methyltransferase family protein; this translates as AFYMPRLCYRDALPAWQEKGSTDMAQRAHQYWQRLLQTHQPAEPEATIIRALEAYVERHS